CTGGCCAGTTGTCAGTGAGGCTGTCACATTACTACCAACAGGAACATCACTTAAAGTTGGACTAGTCTTACCAAAGAGATCAATTAATTGTGGATAAGGCATCGTTAAAGTTTGCCCATCATTAAGCTTCAATACAATAGTTCTCGAGGAAGAATTAACAGCAGTCAAGGTTCCTTCATACTTTGTGACAATTTCCAACGATAAAGCCCGTTGTCCTATAGCTTTTACATTTACTTTACGGTTCTCAATAAGTTTCGTACCGATATTAGTTAAGTTAGGAAGTGCACCTTCAATCAACAACTTTGTTTTCTCATCCAACTGAACGACATGAGCCTTTTTATCAGTATCCATAACTGTCAACAGCTGCGTTTTAGTATTATAATCAATAACCGTCGCTCCACTAAACTGATCAATTTGACGGCTTAACACTTCAATTTTTGTGACTTGATCACTGCTGTTCAGCGTAAGCTGAATTTTGTCCCCACCTACTGCATCAGCTATAAGATCATCCGCCACAGCGCCGCTCATGTTCGGAATGACAATAGCTGGCTTAGTACCTAGCAGCTTAACTTCACGAGTTCCGTCCGCTTTTTTATAAACAACTGTTGAACTGGTCAGTTCTGTAAGTACACCCTGAACGGTCCGTTCAATACCCTCTGTCACTTCTACAGAACGTATCACATTTTCTTTAACCGTATATTTGACAGCAGAACCTGTCTTCAATTCTGCAGGCTGCAACACGGATGCTTGGTAAGTAAATAATGAAGTTCCATCCTCCCATTTAAAGGTTTCCACCGTACCAGCAGCATTCTTAAAAGTAATGCTTTTACCAGTAAGATCTACACTTTGAATGGTGCCTGTTGTTGTTTTGTTAACCACCCCTGAAGTTACTTGAACCTTGACTACTTTATGTGATCCACTATACGTCTCGCGCTGCAACGTAACTACACTGTCTGCTACCAGCAAAGCAGGTTCAATTGGAGTCCCATTCGCATCTACAAAGGTAGTCGTTTCATCATAGTAATATTCAGTAAAGCCAGTAGCTGATTTTAGCCATAGCTTATTACCAGGAGCTACCATTGCAAAGTTTCCGGATAGGTTCTCAATTTGTTGTGTAGGATCAAGCACTTCAACATAGGCTGCATTATCTGCTGCTCCAATTACGGTAACCTTTGTGAAGGGCTGTATCTCACTTAAATTGATTCTGCTTTCAGAAGTGCTTGTATAGTAAGCGGTGTTAGCGCCTAAATTATATGTAGAAGACTTACCGTTATTAAACACAGTCAGTTTTCCATCTTTCAATTGACTAATCGTTCCTGTGTAAGTGTTATCATATTCAAGGGTATTATGGGCTTCCGCCCGACTGAAAAAGGTAGCTAACTGAGCACGGGTCACAGCCCCTTGTGGATCAAAGCGATTACCGTCAAGACCATTGGCTAATTTTAGATTAACAGCAACGTTGATGTACCCTCTCTTGTTTGCAGACACTTTAGCATCGTCAGCAAAGCCTGTCGGCTTACTAGCTGCTACAGTTGCATCTTCACTTTTTCCTAGTGCACGAATTAACAGTTCAGCAATCCATTCGCGGGATGCTTTACGTTCTCCCCAAGAAGTCTTCAGATTATCAGGAGACATTTCCGTAGTTTTATCCAAAAGACCTTGTTGGAACGCTAGAACAACATAGTTCTTGTAATAATTTGAAACCTTAAAATCAGTAGGTAAAGCTACAGCAGAAGAATTATCCACTTTATCCTGCAGCTTCATAAACCGTAATGCCATAAGCACGGCTTCCTGCTGAGTTACAGAATCTCCCGGACGGAACAACCCATTATTTCCAACCACAATTCCTTGTGATGCTAGTTTATAAATATGCTTTTCAGCCCAGAAGCCTGTCTTCACATCACTAAAAATCCCCACAGATTGTGTAGTGGTTGTTGCTCCTGTCGTAGCAGCGGTATCTGCAAATACTGCGCTTGCACCACCAAAAATCATCGCTCCAGCCATAACAGCCGATACTGCTTTAGTAGAATAAGCCTTCAATGGACGTTTTGACCTTTTTTGCGCGGACAATAGATTATTCCCCTCTCTATGACTCAAATAAATAGTATAATTAAAAATTCGTCAGTTAGACGCTTTATTCCTTTGTTGTAATATTAATTAGCTATTATCTCTAGTCATAGGGTGCAGTAAATCCACATGACCCATCAGACTTTCTACCTTCTCACCATCTACCAAAACTTCGATACTCTTCACTTCTTCAAATTGAAAATAGGTTTTGGCAAGTGAAGAAATCGCTAAGGACTCCCCACCAGCACCCAGCTGCGCTTCATCTGGTTTATGAATATCCATCACGATTTGACCATCTACAAACTTTAACGATTTCAGTTCAATCTTGTCCCATAATGGTACAAGCTCTGTATTCTCGTTAGTTTGCAATGCTTTGAACGTCTCTGTATATTTCTCCACATCGTCAGAGAAGCTAATATTAGTCTTAGCAGGAACCAAATCCATAACTTGTGAATTCGTA
The window above is part of the Paenibacillus sp. FSL K6-0276 genome. Proteins encoded here:
- a CDS encoding GerMN domain-containing protein encodes the protein MMKQKWGTIGIATLLLLVIAGCGDKPTAAPANGVEQDTSNVVSGAGESTSAPTDDPGKEVVSTPQPSADNNNTEAQASAKPAVDEKQKQSQSIEAYYTNSQVMDLVPAKTNISFSDDVEKYTETFKALQTNENTELVPLWDKIELKSLKFVDGQIVMDIHKPDEAQLGAGGESLAISSLAKTYFQFEEVKSIEVLVDGEKVESLMGHVDLLHPMTRDNS
- a CDS encoding S-layer homology domain-containing protein, with the translated sequence MSAQKRSKRPLKAYSTKAVSAVMAGAMIFGGASAVFADTAATTGATTTTQSVGIFSDVKTGFWAEKHIYKLASQGIVVGNNGLFRPGDSVTQQEAVLMALRFMKLQDKVDNSSAVALPTDFKVSNYYKNYVVLAFQQGLLDKTTEMSPDNLKTSWGERKASREWIAELLIRALGKSEDATVAASKPTGFADDAKVSANKRGYINVAVNLKLANGLDGNRFDPQGAVTRAQLATFFSRAEAHNTLEYDNTYTGTISQLKDGKLTVFNNGKSSTYNLGANTAYYTSTSESRINLSEIQPFTKVTVIGAADNAAYVEVLDPTQQIENLSGNFAMVAPGNKLWLKSATGFTEYYYDETTTFVDANGTPIEPALLVADSVVTLQRETYSGSHKVVKVQVTSGVVNKTTTGTIQSVDLTGKSITFKNAAGTVETFKWEDGTSLFTYQASVLQPAELKTGSAVKYTVKENVIRSVEVTEGIERTVQGVLTELTSSTVVYKKADGTREVKLLGTKPAIVIPNMSGAVADDLIADAVGGDKIQLTLNSSDQVTKIEVLSRQIDQFSGATVIDYNTKTQLLTVMDTDKKAHVVQLDEKTKLLIEGALPNLTNIGTKLIENRKVNVKAIGQRALSLEIVTKYEGTLTAVNSSSRTIVLKLNDGQTLTMPYPQLIDLFGKTSPTLSDVPVGSNVTASLTTGQDIIAVLKVKTALQVEAATVNAGTNRLSVKWNGGTSEINTAVLPITNEAGESIKLTAVKSGDFLNVTFDGSTPLAIQTVKLTTGQISSVDAAANSLVVKEYAGAAQNFAVSGGIRIIRDGATTTALSNLTTADRVEIRKDTDGATVIRVLPQLTRSFSRYDSTTNSLVTKRANLSDKYQFTLASNVYIHQGDTTLSVQSLKENDNIIMYFNNDIVVEIVKQ